One genomic window of Leopardus geoffroyi isolate Oge1 chromosome C3, O.geoffroyi_Oge1_pat1.0, whole genome shotgun sequence includes the following:
- the B3GALT2 gene encoding beta-1,3-galactosyltransferase 2 has protein sequence MLQWRRRHCCFAKMSWNAKRSLFRTHLIGVLSLVFIFAMFLFFNHHDWLPGRAGFKENPVTYTFRGFRSTKSETNHSSLRNIWKETVPQTLRPQTATNSNNTDLSPQGVTGLENTLSANGSIYNEKGIGHPNSYHFKYIINEPEKCQEKSPFLILLIAAEPGQIEARRAIRQTWGNESLAPGIQITRIFLLGVSIKLNGYLQRAILEESRQYHDIVQQEYLDTYYNLTIKTLMGMNWVATYCPHIPYVMKTDSDMFVNTEYLIHKLLKPDLPPRHNYFTGYLMRGYAPNRNKESKWYMPPDLYPSERYPVFCSGTGYVFSGDLAEKIFKVSLSIRRLHLEDVYVGICLAKLRIDPVPPPNEFVFNHWRVSYSSCKYSHLITSHQFQPSELIKYWNHLQQNKHNACANAAKEKAGRYRHRKLH, from the coding sequence ATGCTTCAGTGGAGGAGAAGACACTGCTGCTTTGCAAAGATGAGCTGGAATGCCAAGAGGTCTCTGTTCCGTACCCATCTTATTGGTGTACTTtctctagtgtttatttttgctatgtttttgtttttcaatcatCATGACTGGCTGCCAGGCAGAGCTGGATTTAAAGAAAACCCTGTAACATACACTTTCCGAGGATTTCGTTCTACAAAAAGTGAGACAAACCACAGCTCTCTCCGGAACATTTGGAAAGAAACAGTCCCTCAAACTCTGAGGCCTCAAACAGCAACTAACTCCAATAACACAGACCTGTCGCCACAGGGAGTTACAGGGCTAGAGAATACACTTAGTGCCAATGGAAGTATTTACAATGAAAAAGGTATCGGACATCCGAATTCatatcatttcaaatatattatcaaTGAACCTGAAAAATGCCAAGAGAAGAGCCCTTTTTTAATACTGCTAATAGCTGCAGAACCTGGACAAATAGAAGCTAGAAGAGCTATTCGGCAAACTTGGGGCAATGAAAGTCTAGCACCTGGTATCCAAATCACAAGAATTTTTTTGCTGGGCGTAAGTATTAAGTTAAATGGCTACCTTCAACGTGCAATACTGGAAGAAAGCAGACAATATCATGATATAGTCCAACAGGAATATTTAGATACATACTACAATTTGACAATTAAAACACTAATGGGCATGAACTGGGTTGCAACGTACTGTCCACATATTCCATATGTTATGAAAACTGACAGTGACATGTTTGTCAACACTGAATATTTAATACATAAGTTACTGAAGCCAGACCTGCCTCCCAGACATAACTACTTCACTGGTTACCTAATGAGAGGATACGCACCCAATCGAAACAAAGAGAGCAAGTGGTACATGCCACCAGACCTCTACCCAAGTGAACGCTACCCTGTCTTCTGTTCTGGGACTGGTTATGTTTTTTCTGGAGATCTGGCAGAGAAGatctttaaagtttctttaagTATCCGTCGTTTGCACTTGGAAGATGTATATGTAGGGATCTGTCTTGCCAAGTTGAGAATTGATCCTGTGCCCCCTCCCAACGAGTTTGTGTTCAATCACTGGCGAGTTTCTTATTCAAGCTGTAAATACAGCCACCTAATTACCTCTCATCAGTTCCAGCCTAGTGAACTGATAAAATACTGGAACCATTTACAACAAAATAAGCACAACGCTTGTGCCAACGCAGCAAAAGAAAAGGCAGGCAGGTATCGCCATCGTAAATTACACtag